One part of the Blastocatellia bacterium genome encodes these proteins:
- a CDS encoding cytochrome c3 family protein: MASKSLILTLGIAVTVAVTVLAMRPAYRGTRTGHADQDYISSKTCLACHAEHYASWARTYHSRMTQEARVGSVQGDFERDNTFDYLGVRARMEKRDGKFWMTLAFPDGRTQAYQIERTVGSRRIEQYVTRQNGQYLRLPLAYDLVNRRWMSLNGSFFYPDSDNYFQHQAPWDANCVFCHNVKAQPNFDSNRRFNTEVAELGIACGACHGPAAAHAEEAASPLTRTLWRFSKNAATDIVQPRKLTAERSLMVCGHCHGQRVPEPVGRIQEILSKGDPFNAGDDLARFYKPVTRETVIERKDQQGHDNSYSFASRFWADGSPRLTAYEYQGILRSKCFTGGEPNQRINCLTCHTMHSGDPKGMITDENRTNKPCLACHQQYAQPSALAEHTGHKTDSAGSQCMTCHMPRAVYGVMTFHPTHDISVPQPQMTASGGVPNACNLCHLDRSVNWAIRESKRQWPDWYRGVEPSPDAQFELAEGPRMLFAGDALTRALAAEAMGGEGMMKPDPQWATPYLVEAFADNYPIVRFFAANGLAANRRPLPKPDYLAAAAVRQAALDHWRGLFGESTRQQIAQFAAELRARRKEVDVEVGE, encoded by the coding sequence ATGGCAAGTAAATCACTGATCCTGACGCTCGGCATCGCGGTTACGGTCGCTGTGACCGTGCTCGCCATGCGCCCGGCCTACCGCGGCACGCGCACGGGCCACGCCGACCAGGATTACATCTCATCGAAGACCTGCCTCGCCTGTCATGCGGAGCATTACGCGTCGTGGGCGCGCACCTATCACAGCCGCATGACACAGGAAGCGCGCGTCGGATCGGTGCAGGGCGATTTCGAGCGCGATAACACGTTCGATTACCTCGGCGTCCGCGCCCGCATGGAGAAGCGCGATGGCAAGTTCTGGATGACGCTCGCGTTTCCCGACGGTCGCACGCAGGCTTACCAGATCGAGCGCACCGTCGGCTCGCGGCGCATCGAGCAGTACGTTACGCGGCAGAACGGCCAGTACCTTCGCCTGCCGCTGGCTTACGATCTGGTCAACCGCCGCTGGATGAGCTTGAACGGCTCGTTCTTTTATCCCGACAGCGACAACTACTTTCAGCACCAGGCGCCGTGGGACGCCAATTGTGTGTTCTGCCACAACGTCAAGGCGCAGCCAAACTTCGACAGCAATCGGCGCTTCAACACCGAAGTCGCCGAACTCGGCATCGCCTGCGGCGCGTGTCACGGTCCCGCGGCAGCGCACGCGGAAGAGGCCGCTTCGCCGCTGACGCGCACCCTCTGGCGCTTTTCCAAAAATGCCGCGACCGACATCGTCCAGCCGCGGAAGCTCACGGCGGAACGCTCGCTGATGGTCTGCGGTCACTGTCACGGCCAGCGCGTCCCTGAGCCCGTAGGCCGCATTCAGGAGATATTGAGCAAAGGCGACCCGTTCAACGCCGGCGACGACCTGGCGCGCTTTTATAAGCCGGTGACGCGCGAAACCGTCATCGAGCGCAAAGATCAACAGGGCCACGATAACTCTTACTCATTCGCCAGCCGCTTCTGGGCCGACGGCTCGCCGCGCCTGACGGCTTACGAGTATCAAGGCATCCTGCGCTCGAAATGTTTCACCGGCGGCGAGCCCAACCAGCGCATCAACTGTCTGACCTGCCATACCATGCACAGCGGCGACCCGAAGGGGATGATCACCGACGAGAACCGCACGAATAAGCCGTGTCTCGCCTGCCACCAGCAGTACGCGCAGCCCTCGGCGCTCGCTGAGCATACCGGCCACAAGACCGATTCAGCGGGTAGCCAGTGCATGACTTGTCATATGCCGCGCGCCGTCTACGGCGTGATGACCTTTCACCCGACGCACGACATCAGCGTGCCGCAGCCGCAGATGACGGCAAGCGGGGGCGTGCCGAACGCCTGCAACCTCTGTCATCTGGACCGCTCAGTCAACTGGGCGATCCGCGAATCCAAACGGCAGTGGCCGGATTGGTATCGCGGCGTTGAGCCGAGCCCGGATGCGCAGTTCGAGCTTGCCGAAGGGCCGCGCATGCTGTTTGCCGGCGACGCGCTGACGCGGGCGCTGGCGGCGGAAGCGATGGGCGGCGAAGGCATGATGAAGCCCGACCCGCAATGGGCCACGCCCTATCTGGTCGAAGCCTTCGCCGACAATTACCCCATCGTGCGCTTCTTTGCGGCAAACGGTTTGGCGGCGAACCGCCGGCCGCTGCCGAAGCCCGATTATCTGGCCGCTGCCGCCGTCCGCCAGGCGGCGCTCGACCACTGGCGCGGCCTCTTTGGCGAGTCCACAAGACAGCAGATCGCGCAGTTTGCCGCCGAGCTGCGCGCCCGCCGCAAAGAGGTTGATGTCGAAGTCGGCGAATGA
- a CDS encoding CDP-alcohol phosphatidyltransferase family protein, which produces MQTTPIQPGEPAAPAAPPPERWWTLANGLTLLRIALLAPFLYCIKEGRFGLAVIVFFSAGISDFFDGFVARRFNQQSALGRFLDPAADKLLTTASYIVMALPRQGFEPLPLWMTASVIGRDLLILIGSLAIYLTLHYKSFKPTTLGKVNTFLEIGLIFWFIMFQLEAMKPFKILLPLMYGIVITSVVASGIEYVWMGAKIFRQSRKPAPGEAAH; this is translated from the coding sequence ATGCAAACGACACCCATTCAACCGGGCGAGCCTGCCGCGCCCGCCGCGCCCCCGCCCGAGCGCTGGTGGACGCTGGCGAACGGGCTGACGCTGCTGCGCATTGCGTTGCTTGCGCCGTTTCTCTATTGCATAAAAGAGGGGCGGTTCGGGCTGGCGGTGATCGTCTTTTTCAGCGCCGGCATCTCGGACTTTTTTGACGGCTTTGTGGCGCGGCGCTTCAACCAGCAATCGGCGCTGGGGCGCTTTCTCGACCCGGCGGCGGACAAGCTGCTGACGACCGCCTCTTACATCGTGATGGCGCTGCCGCGCCAAGGCTTCGAGCCGTTGCCGCTGTGGATGACTGCCTCGGTCATCGGGCGCGACTTGCTGATCCTGATCGGCTCGCTGGCCATCTACTTGACGCTGCATTACAAATCGTTCAAGCCGACGACGCTCGGCAAGGTGAACACCTTTCTCGAAATCGGCTTGATCTTCTGGTTCATCATGTTCCAGCTTGAGGCGATGAAACCGTTCAAGATTCTATTGCCGCTCATGTACGGCATCGTCATCACCTCGGTCGTCGCGTCGGGCATCGAATACGTCTGGATGGGCGCGAAGATTTTTCGCCAGTCGCGCAAGCCCGCGCCGGGCGAGGCCGCGCATTAG
- a CDS encoding lytic transglycosylase domain-containing protein: MQFLLSRFAKQALLKSILFVIVIALVAVLQSRATAPTGVAEAQTEQIASSIIPDGLTTGSADLDQQIVEMGSKYGVDPKLIYYVMRQESRFKRQALSQKNAQGLMQLIPATAERFHVNIKDPGANIEGGVAYLRWLLKHFDGDVRLALAGYNSGERTVEKCGNQVPEIKETKNYVKNITTAYGKTYHPVLRPEQARQAFGISTVTVEAE, from the coding sequence ATGCAATTTTTATTATCACGTTTCGCTAAGCAGGCTCTTTTAAAGTCTATCCTCTTCGTCATCGTCATCGCGCTGGTTGCGGTGCTGCAAAGCCGGGCGACCGCGCCTACGGGCGTCGCCGAAGCGCAGACCGAACAGATTGCCAGCAGCATTATTCCCGACGGGCTGACGACCGGCTCTGCCGACCTGGATCAGCAAATCGTCGAGATGGGCAGCAAGTACGGCGTTGATCCGAAACTGATCTACTACGTGATGCGCCAGGAATCGCGCTTCAAGCGTCAGGCGCTGTCGCAGAAAAACGCTCAGGGGTTGATGCAGTTGATCCCGGCGACCGCCGAGCGCTTCCACGTGAACATTAAAGACCCCGGAGCCAACATCGAAGGCGGCGTCGCCTATCTGCGCTGGCTGTTGAAGCATTTCGACGGCGACGTGCGGCTGGCGCTGGCGGGCTACAACTCTGGCGAGCGCACGGTTGAAAAGTGCGGCAATCAGGTGCCCGAGATCAAAGAGACCAAGAATTACGTGAAGAACATCACCACCGCCTACGGCAAGACGTATCACCCGGTGCTGCGGCCCGAGCAGGCGCGCCAGGCTTTCGGTATCTCGACCGTGACCGTCGAAGCGGAGTAA